One genomic window of Luteitalea pratensis includes the following:
- a CDS encoding caspase family protein produces the protein MANKAFCVGINDYPYDGSDLNGCVNDATEWASVLKELYGFKDITISLDKDATKKRMLDGIKTLLKKAKGGDVLVFTNSSHGSYKADTDGDEEKYDEILCPYDISDNDIVDDELRNLFENVSADVRLTVILDNCFSGTATRAPVSDIIPGLRTPDDRRVRFLSPALRGGKVLQNPWKAKPKRVEKHPESAMKDVLLSGCSDKEYSYDANIDGTYHGAMTYYALKAIREAPQALTYNRLHGRITSLIGDYPQHPQLEGSTANKRRKLFT, from the coding sequence ATGGCGAACAAGGCATTCTGCGTCGGCATCAACGACTACCCGTACGACGGCTCGGACCTCAACGGCTGCGTCAACGACGCCACCGAATGGGCCAGCGTGCTCAAGGAGCTCTACGGCTTCAAGGACATCACCATCTCGCTCGACAAGGACGCCACGAAGAAGCGGATGCTCGACGGGATCAAGACGCTCCTCAAGAAGGCCAAGGGGGGCGACGTGCTCGTGTTCACCAACTCGTCGCACGGGTCCTACAAGGCCGACACCGACGGCGACGAGGAAAAGTACGACGAGATCCTCTGCCCCTACGACATCTCCGACAACGACATCGTCGACGACGAACTACGCAACCTCTTCGAGAACGTCAGCGCTGACGTGCGGCTGACCGTGATCCTCGACAACTGCTTTTCCGGAACTGCGACACGCGCACCGGTGTCGGACATCATTCCCGGCCTGCGCACGCCCGACGACCGCCGAGTCCGTTTCCTGAGCCCTGCCCTTCGCGGCGGCAAGGTGCTGCAGAACCCCTGGAAGGCCAAACCGAAGCGGGTGGAGAAGCACCCCGAATCGGCGATGAAGGACGTGCTGTTGTCGGGCTGTTCCGACAAGGAGTACTCGTACGACGCCAACATCGACGGCACCTATCACGGGGCGATGACCTACTACGCCCTGAAGGCGATCCGCGAGGCGCCGCAGGCCCTCACGTACAATCGACTGCACGGTCGCATCACCAGCCTGATCGGGGATTACCCGCAGCATCCGCAGCTCGAGGGGAGCACCGCCAACAAGCGGCGGAAGCTGTTCACCTGA
- a CDS encoding CHAT domain-containing protein, with translation MTVPVRFVVQLRPTATGGWTVDVRDPDGLPVAGSERTLAALPLPDPDDQLLTFPACHAPLAAAAADAADLHALDANTLGRWYANMASGQASDGMPRRFGRYLFELVLGGETWAKVLARAGGAAVDLRLDCPADAWALMRLPWELMHDGQHFLAARPGPLVLMSRQITATVADTAPRSFTPRVLFVIGALQDDAEIRAGAEYLGLLRRLEALDLTLDCRVLRDATAETLQASVADFQPSVVHFICHGGFSDGRGALRLLASDPGLPFQDYTAPQLLALLATTDAAGHVTYPPVLVLNACYSATPLPPASDPIDSLSGIEVFGGGAGVLPTRAGTLPLGAELVAGDGVRGGPGLVIGMGGKVADIACRLFTRQFYQSLLRGDPTWSAAAGRRGAFTHGFDPLDTVDWATPVVFIEASATLVVDDVELEAARKRESAARQFRHQADPPAFCGRLRFFDQWREATTPPPRGTRRLLGIAMSDTDTEKQLGGSRLLEELAAAAIHAGHVPCLRLHSQASPERPTDIPGVVREILAAAMSTRLHFGLPAHTLSSQVLELTKSIKGRPATLDPSVEDAFAINEAEGFRTALQMDLWRLRDEVVAQLNTPGGRQGRALAVVLLDEVQRYAGAAGRFIVDLLRSGGLGTEQDPIPVAFTYRKDLNYAEPYEQVRKALDAVSNWAIREELQPLREAVSDRSIYLHLLLHRAKPLVFSPKLALLDVDRFYNSIHRATASGYPSQFREKAEPLNNVLLTLQDVDVVVAATDEDVLSTLGDH, from the coding sequence ATGACCGTGCCGGTCCGCTTCGTGGTGCAGCTGCGACCCACCGCCACAGGCGGTTGGACGGTCGACGTGCGCGATCCGGACGGGCTCCCCGTTGCGGGATCCGAGCGGACCCTCGCAGCCCTGCCGCTCCCGGATCCGGATGATCAGCTGCTGACGTTCCCGGCCTGCCATGCGCCGTTGGCGGCAGCGGCCGCCGACGCGGCCGACCTCCACGCGCTCGACGCGAACACGCTCGGCCGCTGGTACGCGAACATGGCGTCCGGACAGGCCTCGGACGGCATGCCACGCCGATTCGGGCGTTACCTGTTCGAACTCGTGCTCGGCGGGGAGACATGGGCGAAGGTGCTCGCACGCGCCGGCGGTGCAGCGGTCGACCTCCGCCTCGATTGTCCGGCGGACGCCTGGGCGCTGATGCGCCTGCCGTGGGAATTGATGCACGACGGGCAGCACTTCCTTGCTGCGCGCCCCGGTCCGCTGGTGCTCATGAGCCGGCAGATCACCGCGACCGTCGCCGACACGGCGCCCCGCTCGTTCACGCCCCGCGTGCTCTTCGTCATCGGCGCACTCCAGGACGACGCGGAGATTCGCGCCGGCGCCGAGTACCTCGGATTGTTGCGCCGGCTGGAGGCGCTCGATCTCACTCTCGATTGCCGTGTGTTGCGCGATGCTACCGCCGAGACGCTGCAGGCCTCGGTCGCGGACTTCCAGCCGTCGGTCGTGCACTTCATCTGTCACGGCGGATTCTCGGACGGTCGCGGCGCCCTGCGCCTGCTCGCGTCCGACCCCGGGTTGCCATTCCAGGACTACACCGCGCCGCAGCTGCTGGCGCTGCTCGCCACCACCGACGCGGCCGGGCATGTGACCTATCCACCGGTCCTGGTCCTCAACGCGTGCTACAGCGCGACGCCTCTGCCACCGGCCTCCGATCCCATCGACAGCCTCTCGGGCATCGAGGTGTTCGGCGGCGGCGCGGGCGTGCTGCCGACGAGGGCAGGGACGCTGCCGCTCGGCGCCGAACTCGTGGCAGGCGATGGCGTCCGCGGTGGGCCCGGACTCGTGATTGGCATGGGCGGCAAGGTGGCCGACATCGCGTGCCGCCTGTTCACGCGGCAGTTCTACCAGTCGCTGCTGCGTGGTGACCCCACGTGGTCGGCGGCTGCCGGGCGCCGCGGCGCCTTCACGCACGGCTTCGACCCCCTCGACACCGTGGATTGGGCAACACCGGTGGTCTTCATCGAGGCCTCGGCGACGCTGGTGGTGGACGACGTCGAACTCGAGGCCGCGCGCAAGCGCGAGTCGGCGGCACGCCAGTTCCGGCATCAGGCCGATCCGCCCGCGTTCTGCGGACGACTGCGCTTCTTCGATCAGTGGCGCGAGGCCACGACACCGCCGCCGCGCGGGACGCGCCGCCTGCTCGGCATCGCGATGAGTGACACCGACACCGAGAAGCAGCTCGGCGGGTCGAGGCTCCTCGAGGAACTCGCCGCCGCGGCCATCCACGCCGGGCACGTGCCCTGCCTCCGGCTGCACAGCCAGGCATCCCCGGAGCGGCCCACCGACATTCCCGGCGTCGTACGCGAGATTCTCGCCGCCGCGATGTCGACGCGCCTGCACTTCGGCCTGCCAGCGCACACGCTTTCGTCGCAGGTGCTCGAGCTCACGAAGTCGATCAAGGGCCGTCCGGCGACCCTGGACCCGTCTGTCGAGGATGCGTTCGCGATCAATGAGGCCGAAGGATTCCGGACAGCCCTGCAGATGGATCTGTGGCGCCTGCGCGACGAGGTCGTCGCACAACTCAACACGCCGGGTGGTCGGCAGGGGCGTGCGCTCGCCGTTGTCCTCCTCGACGAAGTGCAGCGATATGCCGGCGCCGCCGGCCGTTTCATCGTCGATCTCCTGCGATCCGGCGGTCTCGGCACCGAGCAGGACCCGATTCCGGTCGCCTTCACCTACCGCAAGGACCTGAATTACGCCGAGCCGTACGAGCAGGTGCGCAAGGCGCTCGACGCCGTGTCCAACTGGGCCATCCGCGAGGAACTGCAGCCGCTGCGTGAAGCGGTCAGCGACCGGTCGATCTACCTGCACCTGCTGCTGCACCGCGCAAAACCGCTGGTGTTCTCGCCCAAGCTCGCGCTGCTCGACGTCGATCGGTTCTACAACTCGATCCACCGCGCGACGGCGTCGGGCTACCCGTCCCAGTTTCGCGAGAAGGCCGAGCCACTCAACAACGTGCTCCTGACGCTGCAGGACGTCGACGTCGTGGTGGCCGCCACCGACGAGGACGTCTTGAGCACGCTCGGAGACCATTGA